A window of the Cystobacter fuscus genome harbors these coding sequences:
- a CDS encoding sensor histidine kinase has translation MTVRPHGEATRTKPDKTTLLFAAVLPLLSVLDVLIFSSVNLGALGVRVLWAVELVACAFWMGRLSGWRRRLFFLVNSALGSGFYLAIVACTGDVDSPYVHLVMCLPLLVALIYAEEAGAAIVSGCVCMLGIGALVVLTGHPPAQAITWASLVAMTSFFGVAGSTQFRRALEARNEARLERTRREAAEKFARTLADQALSERLATVGRLAASVMHEINNPLAFVHANLRFLQEELHAQPLTPGARAELEQVLAETRSGVERVQRIVLDLKGFSRRDTEESTACALADVVADAVRLAAVRLKHMAHVKVELPPGLPPVLATPRRLVQVLLNLLVNAGDALEESGRVPGQILVRGEARGQRVMLFVEDNGPGFPPEVLPRLFETFFTTKGPEKGTGLGLVISRELLEHCGATLTAENREEGGARLRIEWPAHGQTSRDGAASV, from the coding sequence ATGACAGTGCGTCCACACGGCGAGGCCACGCGAACGAAGCCGGACAAGACGACCCTCTTGTTCGCGGCGGTGCTCCCGCTGCTGTCCGTGCTGGACGTGCTCATCTTCTCGAGCGTCAACCTCGGGGCGCTCGGCGTGCGCGTGCTGTGGGCGGTGGAGCTGGTGGCCTGCGCGTTCTGGATGGGCCGGCTCTCCGGGTGGCGCCGACGCCTGTTCTTCCTGGTCAACAGCGCGCTCGGCTCGGGCTTCTACCTGGCCATCGTCGCCTGCACCGGGGACGTGGACAGTCCGTACGTCCACCTGGTGATGTGCCTGCCCCTGCTCGTGGCCCTCATCTACGCGGAGGAGGCGGGCGCGGCCATCGTCAGCGGCTGCGTCTGCATGCTGGGCATTGGCGCGCTGGTGGTGCTCACCGGGCACCCTCCGGCCCAGGCCATCACCTGGGCTTCCCTGGTCGCGATGACCAGCTTCTTCGGCGTGGCGGGCTCCACCCAGTTCCGCCGGGCGCTCGAGGCGCGCAACGAGGCCCGGCTGGAGCGCACCCGCCGCGAGGCCGCGGAGAAGTTCGCCCGGACGCTGGCGGATCAAGCCCTCTCCGAGCGGCTCGCCACCGTGGGGCGGCTGGCCGCCAGCGTGATGCACGAAATCAACAACCCGCTGGCCTTCGTCCACGCCAACCTGCGCTTCCTCCAGGAGGAGCTGCACGCCCAGCCCCTGACCCCCGGGGCCCGCGCGGAGCTGGAGCAGGTGCTCGCCGAGACGCGCTCGGGCGTGGAGCGCGTCCAGCGGATCGTCCTGGACCTCAAGGGCTTCTCGCGCCGGGACACGGAGGAGTCCACCGCCTGCGCCCTGGCGGACGTGGTGGCGGACGCGGTGCGGCTGGCGGCGGTACGGCTCAAGCACATGGCCCACGTGAAGGTCGAGCTGCCTCCCGGACTGCCGCCCGTGCTCGCCACGCCCCGGCGGCTCGTCCAGGTGCTGCTCAACCTGCTCGTCAACGCGGGCGACGCCCTCGAGGAGTCCGGCCGGGTGCCGGGGCAGATCCTGGTGCGCGGCGAGGCGCGCGGGCAGCGCGTGATGCTCTTCGTCGAGGACAACGGCCCGGGCTTTCCTCCCGAGGTGCTGCCGCGCCTCTTCGAGACCTTCTTCACCACCAAGGGCCCGGAGAAGGGCACGGGCCTGGGGCTCGTCATCTCGCGCGAGCTGCTGGAGCACTGCGGCGCGACGCTCACCGCGGAGAACCGGGAAGAGGGCGGCGCCCGCCTGCGCATCGAATGGCCCGCCCACGGCCAGACGTCGCGCGACGGCGCCGCCAGCGTGTAG
- a CDS encoding M14 family metallopeptidase, with translation MLLSALLALTLHQTPLTTVAEQSGWLRTGRYAEVETLCHAFPKRYPGKVRCDSFGTTPEGRPLLVLTASADGTLTPAAAAKKGRPVVFFQGGIHAGEIDGKDAGFWLLRDLLDGKALPGVLQGVTAVFVPVFNVDGHERFGLNNRPNQVGPEEMGWRVTAQGFNLNRDYVKADAPEMGALLTLLHTWDPLVSIDLHVTDGAQFEHDVSVQLEPQKTGPEPLRAAGEKLRQELFTALEAQGHLPLPFYPSFRKEDDPRSGVGYGVAPPRFSNAYWMVNRRYGVLVETHSWKPYAHRVATTRHVLEGLLRLVARDGQALMKARAAVDAEAEAGKAREVVLAWENTDKSRPIDFRGYAYERSPSELTQQPWIRYDPTRPQVWTLPYFEELRPALTTTLPAGGYLVPPAHAEWVARKLTVHGLRFQRLGQALPPTGVEVFRATEATFRPGSYEGRQPLSVKGQWTKETWPLPAGTLYVPAAQKSAPLLAHLFEPLGPDSLLAWGFFNNHFEQKEYIEDYVVEPFARELLAKDPAVKAAWEERLKDKAFAGDARARLRFFAERHPAWDSRLHLYPVFRTDTAPTGLKPGR, from the coding sequence ATGCTCCTGTCCGCCCTCCTCGCCCTGACGCTCCACCAGACGCCCCTGACCACCGTCGCCGAGCAGAGCGGGTGGCTCCGCACCGGCCGCTACGCCGAGGTGGAGACGCTCTGCCACGCCTTCCCCAAGCGCTACCCCGGCAAGGTGCGCTGTGACTCCTTCGGCACCACCCCCGAGGGCCGCCCCCTGCTGGTGCTCACCGCGAGCGCGGACGGCACCCTCACCCCCGCCGCGGCGGCGAAGAAGGGCCGCCCCGTCGTCTTCTTCCAGGGCGGCATCCACGCCGGGGAGATCGATGGCAAGGACGCGGGCTTCTGGCTCCTGCGCGACCTGCTCGATGGCAAGGCGCTGCCGGGGGTACTCCAGGGCGTGACGGCCGTCTTCGTGCCCGTCTTCAACGTGGATGGCCACGAGCGCTTCGGCCTCAACAACCGCCCCAACCAGGTGGGCCCCGAGGAGATGGGCTGGCGTGTCACCGCGCAGGGCTTCAACCTCAACCGCGACTACGTCAAGGCGGACGCCCCGGAGATGGGCGCCCTGCTCACCCTGCTGCACACGTGGGATCCCCTCGTCTCCATCGACCTGCACGTCACCGACGGCGCCCAGTTCGAGCACGACGTGAGCGTGCAGTTGGAGCCGCAGAAGACGGGCCCCGAGCCGCTCCGGGCCGCCGGCGAGAAGCTGCGCCAGGAGCTGTTCACCGCCCTGGAGGCCCAGGGCCACCTGCCCCTGCCCTTCTATCCCTCGTTCCGCAAGGAGGATGATCCCCGCTCGGGCGTGGGCTACGGCGTGGCGCCGCCGCGCTTCAGCAACGCCTACTGGATGGTGAACCGGCGCTACGGCGTGCTGGTGGAGACCCACTCGTGGAAGCCCTACGCGCACCGCGTGGCCACCACGCGCCACGTGCTGGAGGGGCTCTTGCGGCTCGTCGCCCGGGACGGCCAGGCGCTCATGAAGGCCCGCGCGGCGGTGGACGCCGAGGCCGAGGCCGGCAAGGCACGCGAGGTGGTGCTCGCCTGGGAGAACACGGACAAGAGCCGCCCCATCGACTTCCGCGGCTATGCCTATGAGCGCTCGCCCTCCGAGCTCACCCAGCAGCCGTGGATCCGCTACGACCCCACCCGCCCCCAGGTGTGGACCCTTCCCTACTTCGAGGAGCTCCGCCCCGCCCTCACCACCACCCTGCCCGCGGGCGGCTACCTCGTGCCCCCGGCCCACGCGGAGTGGGTGGCCCGCAAGCTCACCGTCCACGGCCTGCGCTTCCAGCGGCTCGGCCAGGCCCTGCCCCCCACCGGGGTGGAGGTGTTCCGCGCCACCGAGGCCACCTTCCGCCCCGGCTCCTACGAGGGCCGACAGCCCCTGTCCGTGAAGGGCCAGTGGACGAAGGAGACCTGGCCGCTGCCCGCCGGCACGCTCTATGTCCCCGCTGCCCAGAAGAGCGCGCCCCTGCTCGCCCACCTGTTCGAGCCCCTCGGGCCGGACTCGCTCCTCGCCTGGGGCTTCTTCAACAACCACTTCGAGCAGAAGGAGTACATCGAGGACTACGTGGTGGAGCCCTTCGCCCGGGAGTTGCTGGCGAAGGACCCCGCCGTGAAGGCCGCCTGGGAGGAGCGCCTGAAGGACAAGGCCTTCGCCGGGGATGCACGCGCCCGCCTGCGCTTCTTCGCCGAGCGGCACCCCGCCTGGGACTCGCGGCTCCACCTCTACCCCGTCTTCCGCACGGACACCGCGCCCACGGGCCTGAAACCCGGACGGTGA
- a CDS encoding ATP-binding protein, giving the protein MSNERDLLEQAMAVLETQRTVLGHEATEAALAALRVRIAALAPHVPFERRHVTVLFGDLCGFTALSERMDPEDVSELMNRLWERVDGAILRHGGHIDKHIGDAVMALWGTEGASEDDAEQALHAALDIQAQLASFPAAPPEGLHMRIGIHTGPVLLGVVGTRGELTVMGDTVNTASRLEQAAPVDGILISHNTWRHVSGAFAAEPLAPLRLKGKQEPLQVYRVTAAKPRAFLRRGRGLDGVWARLVGREQETRQLRAALQAVLAGNGSHRVTLTGEAGIGKSRLLGEFETWLESLDTPPLCLRGRASPEMRRHPNALLRDLFSFHLQVQESDPPSVVRARLEDSFHEALGPGESSRIRAHLAGSLIGFDFSNSPHLKGTPMDEQSLRARGLESLGEYFRALLRREPMVLFLEDIHWADDSALDLLERLHETLAPEQLLVVCTARPEFFERRPGWAHAPAHVRLELRPLSPDDSHRLVAELLRKVESIPPALEELVVTRAEGNPFYLEELIQMLLEEGVILAGKEHWHVEPHRLTSLKVPPTLSGVLQARLDSLPAHEREVLQRASVVGRVFWDEPLLMMGGALPEGVSLHDTLAALQERELIFEQSSSAFAGAHEYTFKHAIVREVAYDTVLKRERRAFHGWIAEWLQARGGERSREHLGLLADHLEASGQGERAATFLRRAAEEALSLFAHAEARAFLQRALALSTEDNVTERYAIVAARERVHAIQGERREQHMALDHMEEWAERLDDDRRRTEAALRRALYAVEVGEFAMGEQAVQRAIRLAQQQGDVASEALAHLSWGRMLRHLRGDFTSAREHLERSLALAESARLPQLEVESLLNLSAVMHEGGELSASLQPIQRVIPFCQSMGDRWLECSARRYLAYVRKSLGDFAASRAGFEQTLQFSRVIGYRFWEAMDYTNLARIHYHLGDPAGALELSEQGLRIGEDIGSLRYQGYAWMSRGLALGALERLSEAREAYQRSRDIRARIRMPHLEHEAMTGLAAVALMGGELHEALELVEQLLPHLEGMHRGVEEPFWIWLTCFRVLRAHQDARAPHLLEAAHQRLQAQADKMHEEELRRSFLSIPTHRTIQVEWRRQKDVRGSPGRERLLLESS; this is encoded by the coding sequence ATGAGCAACGAACGCGACCTGCTCGAGCAGGCCATGGCGGTATTGGAAACCCAGCGCACGGTGCTCGGCCACGAGGCCACCGAGGCCGCGCTGGCCGCCCTGCGCGTCCGGATCGCCGCCCTCGCCCCGCACGTCCCCTTCGAGCGCCGGCACGTCACCGTGCTCTTCGGCGACCTGTGCGGCTTCACCGCGCTGAGCGAGCGGATGGATCCCGAGGACGTCAGCGAGCTGATGAACCGGCTGTGGGAGCGCGTGGACGGGGCCATCCTCCGGCACGGCGGGCACATCGACAAACACATCGGGGATGCCGTCATGGCGCTCTGGGGCACGGAGGGCGCGAGCGAGGACGACGCCGAGCAGGCGCTCCACGCGGCCCTGGACATCCAGGCGCAGCTGGCCTCCTTCCCCGCGGCGCCCCCGGAAGGGCTGCACATGCGCATCGGCATCCACACGGGGCCGGTGCTGCTGGGCGTGGTGGGCACGCGCGGGGAGCTCACGGTGATGGGCGACACCGTGAACACCGCGAGCCGCCTGGAGCAGGCCGCGCCCGTGGACGGAATCCTCATCTCGCACAACACCTGGCGCCACGTGAGCGGGGCCTTCGCGGCCGAGCCCCTGGCGCCCCTGCGTCTCAAGGGCAAACAGGAGCCCCTGCAGGTGTACCGGGTGACGGCGGCCAAGCCCCGGGCCTTCCTCCGGCGGGGCCGCGGTCTGGATGGGGTCTGGGCCCGGCTGGTGGGACGCGAGCAGGAGACACGCCAGCTGCGCGCGGCGCTCCAGGCGGTGCTCGCGGGCAACGGCAGCCACCGGGTGACGCTCACGGGCGAGGCGGGCATCGGCAAGTCGCGGCTGCTCGGCGAGTTCGAGACGTGGCTCGAGTCGCTGGACACGCCCCCCCTCTGCCTCCGGGGACGCGCCAGTCCGGAAATGCGCCGGCACCCCAACGCCCTCTTGCGCGACCTGTTCTCCTTCCACCTCCAGGTGCAGGAGAGCGACCCACCCAGCGTGGTGCGCGCCCGGCTGGAGGACAGCTTCCACGAGGCGCTCGGCCCCGGGGAGTCGAGCCGCATCCGCGCCCACCTCGCCGGCTCGCTCATCGGCTTCGACTTCAGCAACAGCCCCCACCTCAAGGGCACGCCCATGGACGAGCAGAGCCTCCGGGCCCGGGGCCTGGAGTCGCTCGGCGAGTACTTTCGCGCCCTCTTGCGGCGCGAGCCCATGGTGCTCTTCCTGGAGGACATCCACTGGGCGGACGACAGCGCGTTGGATCTGCTCGAGCGCCTGCACGAGACGCTCGCGCCCGAGCAGCTGCTCGTGGTGTGCACCGCGCGGCCCGAGTTCTTCGAGCGGCGCCCCGGCTGGGCCCACGCCCCCGCCCATGTCCGGCTGGAGCTGCGGCCCCTGTCCCCGGACGACAGCCACCGGCTGGTGGCGGAGCTGCTGCGCAAGGTGGAGTCCATCCCCCCGGCGCTCGAGGAGCTCGTCGTCACGCGCGCCGAGGGCAATCCCTTCTACCTGGAGGAGCTCATCCAGATGCTCCTGGAGGAGGGCGTCATCCTCGCCGGCAAGGAGCACTGGCACGTCGAGCCCCACCGGCTCACCTCGCTCAAGGTGCCCCCCACGCTCAGTGGCGTGCTCCAGGCGCGGCTGGACAGCCTGCCCGCGCACGAGCGCGAGGTGCTCCAGCGCGCCTCGGTGGTGGGCCGCGTCTTCTGGGACGAGCCCCTCTTGATGATGGGCGGCGCCCTGCCCGAGGGCGTGTCCCTGCATGACACGCTGGCGGCGCTCCAGGAGCGCGAGCTCATCTTCGAGCAGTCCAGCTCCGCCTTCGCCGGGGCGCACGAGTACACCTTCAAGCACGCCATCGTGCGCGAGGTGGCCTATGACACCGTGCTCAAGCGCGAGCGACGCGCCTTCCACGGGTGGATCGCCGAGTGGTTGCAGGCGCGCGGAGGCGAGCGCTCGCGCGAGCACCTGGGACTGCTCGCGGATCACCTGGAGGCGTCCGGCCAGGGTGAGCGCGCGGCGACGTTCCTGCGGCGCGCCGCGGAGGAGGCCCTGTCCCTGTTCGCCCACGCCGAGGCGCGCGCCTTCCTCCAGCGGGCGCTCGCCCTGAGCACCGAGGACAATGTCACCGAGCGCTACGCCATCGTGGCGGCGCGTGAGCGCGTCCACGCCATCCAGGGCGAGCGGCGCGAGCAACACATGGCCCTGGACCACATGGAGGAGTGGGCCGAGCGGCTCGACGACGATCGGCGGCGGACCGAGGCGGCCCTGCGCCGGGCGCTGTATGCCGTGGAGGTCGGCGAGTTCGCGATGGGGGAGCAGGCGGTGCAGCGGGCCATCCGGCTCGCCCAGCAGCAGGGGGACGTGGCCAGCGAGGCCCTCGCCCATCTGAGCTGGGGACGGATGCTGCGCCACCTCCGGGGCGACTTCACGAGCGCCCGCGAGCACCTGGAGCGCAGCCTCGCGCTCGCCGAGTCGGCGCGGCTGCCCCAACTGGAGGTGGAGAGCCTGCTCAACCTCAGCGCCGTCATGCACGAGGGGGGTGAGCTGTCGGCGAGCCTCCAGCCCATCCAGCGCGTCATCCCCTTCTGCCAGTCCATGGGGGACCGCTGGCTGGAGTGCTCGGCGCGGCGCTACCTCGCCTACGTGCGCAAGAGCCTGGGAGACTTCGCCGCGTCCCGCGCCGGCTTCGAGCAGACGCTCCAGTTCAGCCGGGTCATCGGCTACCGGTTCTGGGAGGCCATGGACTACACCAACCTCGCGCGGATCCACTACCACCTGGGCGATCCCGCCGGCGCGCTCGAGCTGAGCGAGCAGGGCCTGCGCATCGGCGAGGACATCGGCAGCCTGCGCTACCAGGGCTACGCGTGGATGAGCCGGGGCCTCGCCCTGGGCGCCCTGGAGCGCCTGTCCGAGGCACGCGAGGCCTACCAGCGCTCGCGCGACATCCGGGCGCGCATCCGCATGCCCCACCTGGAGCACGAGGCCATGACGGGGCTGGCCGCCGTGGCGCTGATGGGCGGGGAGTTGCACGAGGCGCTCGAGCTCGTCGAGCAGCTCCTGCCCCACCTGGAAGGCATGCACCGGGGCGTGGAGGAGCCCTTCTGGATCTGGCTCACCTGCTTCCGGGTGCTCCGGGCCCACCAGGACGCGCGCGCGCCCCACCTGCTGGAAGCAGCCCACCAGCGGCTCCAGGCCCAGGCCGACAAGATGCACGAGGAGGAGCTGCGGCGCTCCTTCCTGTCCATTCCCACCCACCGGACGATCCAGGTGGAGTGGCGCCGACAAAAGGATGTACGGGGCTCGCCCGGCCGGGAGCGGCTACTCCTGGAGAGCTCCTAG
- the cglD gene encoding adventurous gliding motility lipoprotein CglD, giving the protein MRAPKRLLAAALVAFLAGCPQPPTTEPDPDPTGDGGTSDGGPTTPDDGGTDGGDVQQPTDDPFEKPPGPLNPTNKTIDTDCDGLSDAEEWGNIYAGDKRTDPDKWDTDGDGLRDGVEAARTTTLNPLPLCASLFIADADPTSRTNPTNPDTDGDGILDGVEDRNRNGRLDPGETDPANRDSDGDGLSDSEEDTNKNGIVEAGETDPRKRDTDGDGLSDFVELKNSKTDPLNADMDGDTCVDGQEDRNGNGLVDPGETDPKKAGDCGGATGTDTDGDGISDEVEQANGTDWRNADTDGDGLRDGQEDRNRNGRVDLGETDPRSKDSDCDGLLDGPNQGTFLGEDLNASGGRDSGETDPTNRDTDGDGLVDGVERGVATNAAPITTCGYVGDLDPGTKTNPTNADSDGDGIADGAEDSNQNGRVDPGELDPSNGADGTGTSPAGQACSAQNLRQVTFKEDNGSDIRLALRPTFNEVKTISSGNVKGYIGFDNTNKVAFIAYKRGQAGTSTTAAGDELFVRGQLNPSVTETTQTFTTWDGHAAVQGNYEQSVTTTLGAYTNAVANVIVGSGAGTLSGGTDVSGPFKIQAQYVHRSNSSVLVVLAITPKARFVEPGVFVMSDTAGGTALAQFGDADAVQCETFASAGSGPTDFLFVVDDSGSMASSQTALANAANAVASRLGNSQLDWRIALVTTSYGATYSNNRNIFRGFTRDINQFKAWLDQNAACPDTTQGCWIGVNGIADEVHLRPARKAVNDMTAASTTDPNKKYRTGARLVVIILTDTRDQSTDDAVAGSGNTLPEFINYFKSGNPTGAAIQMHGIICDPADSATRCNSQEDHLIPVHKDAIQALGGIVGSIRTATGIQTAINSIMDSVIGSAGYKTLKPPIGASVRVALAKVRDSSKCNPSDLPRSRTDGFDVDGRSQALSFYGACRPPETGTTLGAISYRYWSDLTANTDGNQPPCYSDTGYYDSTQADFCKGKLVCNRQTNRCECPADCGGGGAPGQVCNTNRDVCSWSCGSECAGACGSFETCNPTTCACTCVQSATCSPGFKFDAAACGCVCDTGALNCGSNYQADANACACVCKPNCGGNCPSDTVCNESTCACRPKPN; this is encoded by the coding sequence ATGAGAGCCCCTAAACGTTTACTCGCGGCCGCCCTGGTCGCATTCCTCGCTGGTTGTCCTCAGCCGCCGACCACGGAGCCCGATCCGGATCCCACTGGTGACGGTGGCACCTCCGATGGTGGCCCCACCACTCCCGACGACGGTGGCACCGACGGCGGCGACGTCCAGCAGCCGACGGACGATCCCTTCGAGAAGCCCCCAGGTCCCCTCAATCCGACCAACAAGACGATCGACACCGACTGTGACGGTCTGTCGGACGCGGAGGAGTGGGGCAACATCTACGCGGGCGACAAGCGCACCGACCCGGACAAGTGGGACACGGACGGCGACGGCCTGCGCGATGGTGTGGAAGCCGCTCGCACCACCACCCTCAACCCGCTCCCGCTGTGCGCCTCGCTCTTCATCGCGGACGCGGATCCCACGAGCCGCACCAACCCGACCAATCCGGACACGGACGGCGACGGCATCCTGGACGGCGTGGAGGACCGCAACCGCAACGGCCGGCTGGACCCGGGCGAGACGGATCCCGCCAACCGGGACTCGGATGGTGACGGCCTGTCGGACAGCGAGGAGGACACCAACAAGAACGGCATCGTGGAGGCGGGCGAGACGGATCCCCGCAAGCGCGACACGGACGGCGACGGCCTGTCGGACTTCGTCGAGCTCAAGAACAGCAAGACGGATCCGCTCAACGCCGACATGGACGGCGACACCTGCGTGGACGGGCAGGAGGACCGCAACGGCAACGGCCTGGTGGATCCGGGCGAGACGGACCCGAAGAAGGCTGGCGACTGCGGCGGGGCCACGGGCACGGACACGGACGGTGACGGCATCTCGGACGAGGTCGAGCAGGCCAATGGCACCGACTGGCGCAACGCGGACACGGATGGTGACGGGCTGCGCGATGGTCAGGAGGACCGCAACCGCAATGGCCGGGTGGACCTGGGCGAGACGGATCCCCGCTCGAAGGACTCGGACTGCGACGGGCTGTTGGATGGACCCAACCAGGGCACCTTCCTGGGCGAGGACCTGAACGCCAGCGGTGGGCGCGACTCGGGCGAGACGGACCCCACCAACCGCGACACGGACGGAGATGGTCTGGTGGATGGCGTGGAGCGTGGCGTGGCCACCAACGCGGCGCCCATCACCACCTGCGGCTATGTCGGCGACCTGGACCCGGGCACCAAGACGAACCCCACCAACGCGGACAGCGACGGCGATGGCATCGCCGACGGCGCCGAGGACTCCAACCAGAACGGCCGCGTGGATCCGGGCGAGCTCGACCCGAGCAATGGCGCGGACGGCACCGGCACTTCTCCCGCGGGCCAGGCGTGCTCCGCGCAGAACCTGCGTCAGGTGACCTTCAAGGAGGACAACGGCAGTGACATCCGCCTGGCGCTCCGCCCCACCTTCAATGAGGTGAAGACGATCTCCTCGGGCAACGTCAAGGGCTACATCGGCTTCGACAACACCAACAAGGTGGCCTTCATCGCCTACAAGCGTGGCCAGGCGGGCACCTCCACCACGGCGGCGGGCGACGAGCTGTTCGTTCGTGGCCAGTTGAATCCCTCGGTGACGGAGACCACGCAGACGTTCACGACCTGGGACGGTCATGCCGCCGTGCAGGGCAACTACGAGCAGTCGGTGACCACCACCCTGGGTGCCTACACCAACGCGGTGGCCAACGTCATCGTCGGCTCGGGGGCGGGGACGCTCTCCGGTGGCACGGACGTGTCGGGTCCGTTCAAGATCCAGGCGCAGTACGTGCACCGCTCCAACTCGAGCGTGCTCGTGGTGCTGGCCATCACTCCCAAGGCCCGCTTCGTGGAGCCGGGGGTGTTCGTCATGAGCGACACCGCGGGTGGCACGGCGCTGGCCCAGTTCGGTGACGCGGACGCGGTGCAGTGCGAGACCTTCGCCTCCGCCGGCAGTGGCCCCACGGACTTCCTGTTCGTGGTGGACGACAGCGGCTCCATGGCCTCGTCCCAGACGGCGCTGGCCAACGCGGCCAATGCCGTGGCCTCGCGATTGGGCAACTCGCAGCTCGACTGGCGCATCGCCCTGGTCACCACTTCCTACGGTGCGACCTACAGCAACAACCGCAACATCTTCCGGGGCTTCACCCGGGACATCAACCAGTTCAAGGCCTGGCTGGATCAGAACGCCGCGTGCCCGGACACCACGCAGGGTTGCTGGATTGGTGTCAACGGCATCGCCGACGAAGTCCACCTGAGGCCGGCGCGCAAGGCGGTCAACGACATGACCGCCGCCAGCACGACGGATCCCAACAAGAAGTACCGCACTGGCGCCCGCCTGGTCGTCATCATCCTCACGGACACGCGCGATCAATCCACGGATGATGCCGTGGCCGGGTCTGGGAACACGCTCCCGGAGTTCATCAACTACTTCAAGAGCGGCAACCCCACGGGCGCTGCCATCCAGATGCACGGCATCATCTGCGATCCCGCCGACAGCGCCACCCGGTGCAACAGCCAGGAGGATCACCTCATCCCGGTGCACAAGGACGCCATCCAGGCGTTGGGTGGCATCGTGGGCAGCATCCGCACCGCGACGGGCATCCAGACGGCCATCAACAGCATCATGGACAGCGTGATCGGCTCCGCGGGCTACAAGACGCTCAAGCCGCCCATCGGCGCCTCCGTGCGCGTGGCGCTGGCGAAGGTGCGTGACTCCTCGAAGTGCAACCCGAGCGACCTGCCGCGCAGCCGCACGGATGGCTTCGACGTGGACGGCCGCAGCCAGGCCCTGTCCTTCTATGGTGCGTGTCGTCCGCCCGAGACGGGCACCACCCTGGGCGCCATCTCCTACCGCTACTGGAGCGACCTGACGGCCAACACGGATGGCAACCAGCCGCCCTGCTATAGCGACACGGGGTACTACGACTCCACCCAGGCGGACTTCTGCAAGGGCAAGCTCGTGTGCAACCGGCAGACGAACCGGTGCGAGTGCCCCGCGGATTGCGGCGGTGGCGGCGCGCCCGGCCAGGTGTGCAACACCAACCGGGACGTGTGCAGCTGGTCCTGCGGCTCGGAATGCGCGGGCGCCTGCGGCAGCTTCGAGACGTGCAACCCGACCACGTGCGCGTGCACCTGCGTGCAGTCCGCCACCTGCTCGCCGGGCTTCAAGTTCGACGCGGCGGCCTGTGGTTGTGTCTGTGACACGGGGGCGCTCAACTGCGGCTCGAACTACCAGGCCGATGCCAACGCCTGCGCCTGCGTCTGCAAGCCCAACTGCGGTGGCAACTGCCCGTCCGACACGGTGTGCAACGAGAGCACCTGCGCCTGCCGGCCGAAGCCGAACTGA
- a CDS encoding lytic polysaccharide monooxygenase, whose product MLKSMLAPSLALVSALSAGQSLAHGSIEIPISRVYNCYKEGPETPQSAACKAAIAYGGTQAFYDWNGVRQGNANGQHRALIPDGKLCSAANESHKGLDLARSDWPAKRIAPNAQGRFDFVYHATAPHAARSFQFFVTRQGYNPTQPLKWSDLEATPFCTVGTTPLQNNRYTLNCPFPTGRTGRHVIYNIWQRSDSPEAFYACVDVEIGTTLAASEWKEAEPVRAREDLRAGSTVTLRVFDAAGRDVERHELRLTEEVSPAAHWLVRLARRVNQDSRYVRVGALDAQGDISPVESLQGNSVYVRDAGYRFQLDIDKPAAPSSP is encoded by the coding sequence ATGCTCAAGTCCATGCTGGCGCCGTCCCTCGCCCTGGTGTCCGCGCTGTCCGCCGGGCAATCCCTCGCACACGGCTCCATCGAGATTCCCATCAGCCGCGTGTACAACTGTTACAAGGAGGGCCCGGAGACTCCCCAGTCCGCCGCCTGCAAGGCCGCCATCGCCTACGGTGGCACCCAGGCCTTCTATGACTGGAATGGCGTCCGGCAGGGCAACGCCAATGGCCAGCACCGCGCCCTCATCCCGGATGGGAAGCTGTGCAGCGCGGCCAATGAGTCGCACAAGGGGTTGGATCTCGCGCGGTCGGACTGGCCGGCCAAGCGCATCGCGCCCAATGCCCAGGGCCGCTTCGATTTCGTCTACCACGCCACGGCGCCCCATGCCGCGCGCAGCTTCCAGTTCTTCGTCACCAGGCAGGGCTACAATCCCACGCAGCCGCTCAAGTGGTCGGACCTGGAGGCGACGCCCTTCTGCACCGTGGGCACCACGCCCCTGCAGAACAACCGCTACACGTTGAACTGTCCCTTCCCCACGGGGAGGACGGGCCGGCACGTCATCTACAACATCTGGCAGCGCTCCGACAGCCCGGAGGCCTTCTACGCCTGCGTGGACGTGGAGATCGGCACCACGCTCGCCGCCTCCGAGTGGAAGGAAGCCGAGCCGGTGCGGGCCCGTGAGGACCTGCGCGCGGGCAGCACGGTGACGCTCCGGGTCTTCGACGCGGCCGGGCGGGACGTGGAGCGCCACGAGCTGCGCCTGACGGAGGAGGTGAGTCCGGCGGCCCACTGGCTCGTGCGTCTGGCCCGCCGGGTGAACCAGGACTCGCGCTACGTCCGCGTGGGCGCGCTCGACGCCCAGGGTGACATCTCCCCCGTCGAGTCGCTCCAGGGCAACAGCGTCTATGTCCGGGACGCGGGCTACCGCTTCCAGCTCGACATCGACAAGCCCGCGGCGCCCTCGAGTCCCTGA